In Maniola jurtina chromosome 2, ilManJurt1.1, whole genome shotgun sequence, the following proteins share a genomic window:
- the LOC123870652 gene encoding monocarboxylate transporter 5-like, whose protein sequence is MSKRNSFALIPQTAKKIEKRIKLVPPDGGWGWMVLLGTALSNIFNQSMLSLFSLLYGDALEAMGHNTQGAAIVLSTMLFVTNFGGPIAGAIVKLTSPRFVSVTGAVSCTAGLLLSGFSTNIWHLILTYGVLLGFGLGFIQNASFVAINSYFKVRRSLAVGLAMVGTGVGQTLMPHVVQYLLDEFGFRGACLLLASLSLHGICGTLLIQPVEWHMKKIEVEIEVDEKMHLLEENNKDPIKNKDYNANGNVIFKKTRRATEPSLISEIVAEKPNNNKALSQSYKELQVNTNGKSVDLLNGKYETPKPKKTLLRKIYDLFDISLLSSPRFLNVIIGTALTVVSIQNFSMLYPFFLQKKASMDKKQTALCMSAVALADIVGRLTLPSLQDKYHIKARFMLIMTSIWLIVVRQILAYQTGLYVLLTMSALYGFGRSMVIVARNLAIADECRMDQVPSAVGLGMLSMGIIVPPAGYFLGWIRDYTDSYIVCITAQNLLLVVFLAMWIPDMIFLYYKEKTKKKKYIEQAIA, encoded by the exons ATGTCAAAAAGAAACTCTTTTGCGTTAATACCGCAGACGGCCAAGAAAATAgagaaaagaataaaattggtgCCACCTGATGGGGGATGGGGATGGATGGTATTATTAGGAACGGCCCTTTCAAAT atttttaatcaGTCGATGTTATCATTATTTAGTTTGTTATACGGAGATGCATTGGAAGCAATGGGGCATAACACACAAGGAGCAGCTATTGTTTTAAGTACAATGTTATTTGTCACAAATTTCGGAGGACCAATAGCTGGGGCTATAGTAAAGTTAACGAGTCCAAGATTTGTATCTGTAACAGGCGCAGTTTCGTGTACAGCTGGTTTATTGTTAAGTGGATTCTCCACAAATATTTGGCATTTGATATTGACCTATGGTGTTTTATTAG GTTTTGGCCTAGGATTTATACAGAACGCTTCATTTGTGGCTATTAACAGCTATTTCAAAGTCAGAAGAAGCCTAGCTGTTGGGCTTGCCATGGTTGGCACCGGCGTGGGACAGACTCTCATGCCTCATGTCGTGCAATACCTTCTGGATGAATTTGGATTTAGAGGGGCTTGTCTACTGTTGGCGTCTTTAAGTTTACACGGG ATATGCGGAACATTGTTGATTCAACCTGTGGAATGGcacatgaaaaaaattgaagtagAAATTGAAGTAGATGAAAAGATGCACCTACTAGAAGAAAATAACAAAGAtcctattaaaaataaagattataatGCTAACGGTAATgtaatattcaaaaaaactaGACGTGCTACAGAACCTTCACTTATTTCGGAGATTGTAGCTGAGAagccaaataataataaagccttATCACAAAGTTACAAAGAATTGCAAGTGAACACAAACGGGAAATCAGTTGATCTATTGAATG gaaaatACGAAACACCAAAACCAAAGAAAACATTATTGAGAAAAATATACGACCTATTCGACATATCTCTTCTGTCGAGTCCTCGTTTCTTAAACGTGATCATTGGAACTGCACTCACAGTGGTGTCTATTCAAAACTTCAGCATGTTGTATCCATTTTTCCTTCAG AAAAAAGCTTCGATGGACAAAAAACAGACTGCTCTCTGTATGTCAGCTGTTGCTTTGGCTGATATTGTAGGCAGACTGACGCTGCCGTCCTTGCAGGATAAGTACCATATTAAAGCCAGATTTATGCTGATCATGACTAGCATATGGTTGATTGTCGTGAGACAAA ttttGGCATATCAAACCGGCTTATATGTGCTTTTGACTATGTCAGCTCTTTATGGATTTGGAAGAAGTATGGTGATAGTTGCCAGAAATCTTGCTATTGCAGACGAGTGTAGAATGGATCAAGTGCCTTCAGCCGTTGGTTTGGGCATGTTGAGCATGGGTATTATCGTACCCCCAGCAGGATACTTCCTGGGGTGGATCAGAGATTATACTGACAGTTACATCGTCTGCATTACAGCACAGAACTTACTTCTGGTAGTGTTCTTAGCAATGTGGATCCCAGacatgatatttttatattacaaagagaaaacgaagaaaaaaaaatacatcgaACAAGCGATAGCGTAA